In the genome of Candidatus Pristimantibacillus lignocellulolyticus, the window AGAAGAAGAGTAAAAAGAAAATAATAATTACAACGATCTTATCTATTTTTATATTTATAATTGCGGCAGTAGTAGTATTCGGCTCATACATATTTATTAAGGGCAATAGTAAATTACCTGCTATGAGTCTTGTAACGGATGTGGAGGGTAAGCCAAATAGCGTTACGCCGATCCCACAAGGTGAATCTGTGAAGGACAAGCCAGTCACGATGGTATTATTAGGTGTTGATCAACGTAAGGGTGGAGGTGGCTTGAACACCGATGTGATGTTGGTTGCTGCTCTTAATCCTACTACCAAAAAAGGGGCAGTTATTGCTATGCCTCGCGATACCCGAATTTCTTATTATAATAAAGATAAAGACGCTGTAGAAGTTCGTAAAGCGAATGCGTTTTATGCGAACTATTATGTAAAAGCTCAAAAAGATGGTGAAGATAAAAATGGAGCTATGCTGAAAGGTAAAGGGGCTGTGAGGGATGTACTCGGACAGTTCTATGACATTCCCATTCAGTATGCTGTGTCTGTTAATTTCCAAGGGTTCAGAGATGTTGTTGATGTACTAGGTGGCATTCATGTCGATGTGGACATGCGAATGAAATGGTCCGATTCTCATGACGGTACGGATATCGACTTGCAGCCCGGCCCTCAAACACTTAATGGTAAGCAAACGTTAGATTTTGTACGCTTCCGTCAATCTAAAGATAATCCTAATGCTTCAAGTGATTTTGAACGAAATAATAGACAAAGTATCGTTCTCTCCGCTATTATGAAAAAAATGATTTCATTGGGTGGTATTACGAAGATCGGTGATGTCATTGATGAAGTAAGTGATGACGTTTATACCGATATGCCGACTTCAGAATTAAAACGTATGTTGTCAACTTATTATAATATTAATATAGATAATATTACGTTTATGAGTTTACAAGGTAAATGGGATAATCCTTATGTAATAGCAAGTGAGGAATCGCTTGCAGAAGCCAAGGAATTATTACAATCTATATTAGCAGAATGAGTAGCATGAACATATCATATACTATCAATAGTTAAGCTTCGATTATCACTTAAAAGTGAAATGAAGGGGGAAAAGCTATGGTCGTATTATGGGAGCTACAGAACATAGCTTTATTTCAATATGAAACGAAAGAAGCCTAGTGGCTACACTAGGCTTTTTGTGTATTTATTTCCCTTTTAAGCTATGCTCATAATCTTTAACCAATTCGTCGGGTGTGTTGTATGTTTTGTCATTGTTTGTAGCTTTGTATTGAAGATCTTTTTGTGAGGGCATTAGATCTGCAGGAACTTGTGGAATAATACGCCCTACAATATCTGACAACTCCTCAGCGATACCCATTACAGGATGTCCTGCGGAAATATCTGCCCCAATCTCTTTAATGCGTTCACCAAGATCCATGTCTGCTGTTACGATTGCATTGACCCCATAAGTGTCATTGCGAAACGCTTCAGCGACGGAATACTTAATGACACCAACACGTGACCTTTCGAGATCTGCATTAACATCGATACCGACGATCGCATTATTTCCCATAATGACAACATGAGCATTGTTAACTCCTTCAACACTTTTAGCTAGCTCTTCAAGATGCGCAATTGTATCTTTGTGATTGTTAGAGAGATCTTGTTGCTTAACTGATTGCGTATTAATGTTCTCATTTTGATTGGTGGAGGGTGATTTATTACTACTGTTCATACTACCGCAGCCTGATAGCAACAGTAACAGAGCTGTTATCATGACTAGTTCCTTTTTCATTTGTTTCACCTCTGTATATATCTTGATTGTACTTTCATAGTGTGTCCGTAATGGCTGTTAGCTATGTACGCTAACGATGATGATGGGGAGGAACTAATATGGGGAAAATAATTGTGCTTGATACGAATGTATTATTGCATGATCCTAAAGCCATTTTTGCATTTCCTGACGATGAAGTTGTTATTCCAGCCATTGTTCTGGAGGAAATCGATTCGAAGAAAAGACTTGCCGATGAGTTAGGTCGAAACGCAAGATCTGTATCTCGATTGTTAGATAAAATAAAAGAAGAGGGTAAGTTACACTCGGGAATTATGCTGGATTCAGGTGGTATTATTCGAGTGGAATTGAATCATCGTAATTTTGCGCAGATTCAGGAAATGTTTGGAGAAATTACGAATGATCACCGAATTATTGCTGTTGCTTTGAATTATCATAATGAGCAAACTTTGCTTCCAGAAGAAGAACAACAGAGTGTAGTGCTCGTCAGTAAAGATGTATTAATGAGAATAAAAGCCGATGTCCTCGGATTAGAAGCAAAAGATTATGTTAGTGACCCCAATATTCAGGAAAACGATCGTTATGTAGGTTTTTTCAATATGCATGTTCATCCTTCTATTATTGATGAATTTTATAATCAGCGATTTCTTACAATAAATAATTTTCAAATAAGACAACGATTTAATCCACATGAGTTTATTATTTTGAAAGATGAGATGGGAACTACCAAATCAGCCTTGTTAAAGGTAAACGCTCAAGCAACGAAGTTAGAGCCTTTATTTCTAAGTAATGATCCGGTATGGGGAATGACCCCACGCAATGCACAACAGCGTATGGCACTTGAATTGCTATTGAATGATGATGTCCCACTTGTTACATTGACTGGTAAAGCAGGGACAGGGAAGACTCTCCTAGCACTTGCTGCAGGACTTATGAAAGTGGAAGATGAACGGAAGTATAAAAAGTTGCTTATTGCAAGGCCAGTTGTTCCAATGGGAAAAGATATTGGTTATTTGCCTGGGGAAAAAGACGAAAAATTGCGCCCTTGGATGCAACCGATCTATGATAACCTTGAATTTTTGTTTGATACGAAAAAATCAGGTGATATTGATAAAATATTAATGGGACTCGGCAGCATACACGTTGAGGCATTAACGTATATCCGTGGTCGATCAATACCTGGACAATTCATTATTATTGATGAAGCGCAAAATCTTACGAGTCATGAAATAAAAACAATTGTGTCAAGGGTAGGAGAAGGTAGTAAAATAGTTTTGGTTGGAGATCCTGAGCAAATTGATCATCCTTATTTAGATTCTATGAGTAATGGCTTAACTAACATTGTAGAGAAATTCAAACAAGAACAACTAAGTGGACATATTACGCTAGAAAAAGGCGAACGATCAAAATTAGCACAATTAGCAGCGGATTTGTTATAAGTAAATACCAGTTAGACATTCATTAGTTGAATCGTCTAACTGGTATTTTTTATCTGATTTCACACATAAATAAAGGTAAAAATATACTAAAATACCATTTACCATTGATTATAGAAGAATGAAAGCGATATAATTACAATTAGGAAATTGATATGCTTGAAGTATACCGTGAGCTAAAGGAGATAAATTGTGTTCAATAAACGTTACATATTGTTGATGCTAGGTTCTATGGTGTTCATTATAGTAGCTTTTATCTTTTTGACGCGCGAATTAAACTGGAATTATGTAAGCGATCTATATAAAGATAAAGATGAGCCAGCAGCTATTATTATCAATGAAAAACAAGTTATTGAAACAGCTCAATTACACATATTTGTTTCACTAAATGAAGAACAGTTCGAAAGGTTAGAACAGTTACGCATGTCGATTGAGGATTTGAATCCTCATATCGAAATTTCTCTTACGAATCAATATTCAGAGCA includes:
- a CDS encoding LCP family protein — encoded protein: MSKQNSKNAQPQPTESRVTSRGTRKKKSKKKIIITTILSIFIFIIAAVVVFGSYIFIKGNSKLPAMSLVTDVEGKPNSVTPIPQGESVKDKPVTMVLLGVDQRKGGGGLNTDVMLVAALNPTTKKGAVIAMPRDTRISYYNKDKDAVEVRKANAFYANYYVKAQKDGEDKNGAMLKGKGAVRDVLGQFYDIPIQYAVSVNFQGFRDVVDVLGGIHVDVDMRMKWSDSHDGTDIDLQPGPQTLNGKQTLDFVRFRQSKDNPNASSDFERNNRQSIVLSAIMKKMISLGGITKIGDVIDEVSDDVYTDMPTSELKRMLSTYYNINIDNITFMSLQGKWDNPYVIASEESLAEAKELLQSILAE
- a CDS encoding YhcN/YlaJ family sporulation lipoprotein; amino-acid sequence: MKKELVMITALLLLLSGCGSMNSSNKSPSTNQNENINTQSVKQQDLSNNHKDTIAHLEELAKSVEGVNNAHVVIMGNNAIVGIDVNADLERSRVGVIKYSVAEAFRNDTYGVNAIVTADMDLGERIKEIGADISAGHPVMGIAEELSDIVGRIIPQVPADLMPSQKDLQYKATNNDKTYNTPDELVKDYEHSLKGK
- a CDS encoding PhoH family protein, translating into MGKIIVLDTNVLLHDPKAIFAFPDDEVVIPAIVLEEIDSKKRLADELGRNARSVSRLLDKIKEEGKLHSGIMLDSGGIIRVELNHRNFAQIQEMFGEITNDHRIIAVALNYHNEQTLLPEEEQQSVVLVSKDVLMRIKADVLGLEAKDYVSDPNIQENDRYVGFFNMHVHPSIIDEFYNQRFLTINNFQIRQRFNPHEFIILKDEMGTTKSALLKVNAQATKLEPLFLSNDPVWGMTPRNAQQRMALELLLNDDVPLVTLTGKAGTGKTLLALAAGLMKVEDERKYKKLLIARPVVPMGKDIGYLPGEKDEKLRPWMQPIYDNLEFLFDTKKSGDIDKILMGLGSIHVEALTYIRGRSIPGQFIIIDEAQNLTSHEIKTIVSRVGEGSKIVLVGDPEQIDHPYLDSMSNGLTNIVEKFKQEQLSGHITLEKGERSKLAQLAADLL